Proteins co-encoded in one Polynucleobacter sp. MWH-UH19D genomic window:
- the fusA gene encoding elongation factor G has product MARKTPIDRYRNIGISAHIDAGKTTTTERVLFYTGVNHKIGEVHDGAATMDWMEQEQERGITITSAATTAFWKGMAGNYQEHRINIIDTPGHVDFTIEVERSMRVLDGACMVYCAVGGVQPQSETVWRQANKYGVPRLAFVNKMDRTGANFFKVYEQMKARLKANPILIQIPIGAEENFQGVVDLVKMKAIVWDEASQGTKFTYEDIPAELQASAEEWREKMVEAAAESSEELMDKYLGGEALSEEEIKKAIRTRTIAGEIVPMLCGTAFKNKGVQAMLDAVIDYLPSPVDIPPVKGELEDGSETERKADDNEKFSALAFKIMTDPFVGQLIFFRVYSGVINSGDTIYNPIKGKKERIGRLLQMHANQREEIKEVRAGDIAAAVGLKDATTGETLCDPDNIVILERMEFPEPVISQAVEPKTKADQEKMGLALNRLAQEDPSFRVKTDEESGQTIISGMGELHLEILVDRMKREFGVEATVGKPQVAYRETIRKTCDEIEGKFVKQSGGRGQYGHVVLKLEPQEPGKGFEFVDAIKGGVVPREYIPAVEKGIIETLNSGVLAGYPVVDIKATLFFGSYHDVDSNENAFKMAGSMAFKDGMRKAAPVLLEPMMAVEVETPEDFMGNVMGDLSSRRGIMQGMDDIPGGGKIVRAEVPLAEMFGYSTGLRSLTQGRATYTMEFKHYAEAPKNVAEAVMAAKAK; this is encoded by the coding sequence GTGGCACGCAAAACCCCCATTGATCGATATCGCAATATTGGTATCTCTGCGCACATTGACGCAGGTAAAACAACTACTACTGAACGCGTTCTGTTCTACACCGGTGTTAATCACAAGATTGGTGAAGTGCATGATGGCGCAGCTACCATGGACTGGATGGAGCAAGAGCAAGAGCGTGGTATCACGATTACTTCTGCTGCAACCACAGCCTTCTGGAAGGGCATGGCAGGCAATTATCAAGAGCACCGTATCAACATTATTGATACCCCAGGACACGTGGATTTCACGATTGAGGTTGAGCGTTCCATGCGTGTTCTCGATGGCGCCTGCATGGTGTATTGCGCGGTAGGTGGCGTTCAGCCACAGTCTGAAACAGTTTGGCGTCAAGCAAACAAGTACGGTGTTCCACGTTTAGCATTCGTAAACAAAATGGACCGTACAGGCGCGAACTTCTTCAAAGTGTATGAACAGATGAAGGCTCGCTTAAAGGCGAATCCAATCTTGATTCAAATTCCAATTGGCGCAGAAGAAAACTTCCAAGGCGTTGTGGATTTAGTGAAGATGAAAGCAATTGTTTGGGACGAGGCTTCACAAGGAACTAAATTTACCTACGAAGACATTCCTGCCGAATTGCAAGCCAGCGCTGAAGAGTGGCGCGAGAAAATGGTTGAAGCCGCTGCAGAGAGTTCAGAAGAGTTAATGGACAAGTATCTCGGTGGTGAAGCATTAAGCGAAGAAGAAATTAAGAAGGCGATTCGTACTCGTACGATCGCTGGTGAAATTGTTCCAATGCTTTGCGGAACTGCCTTTAAGAACAAAGGTGTTCAGGCGATGTTGGATGCTGTGATCGATTACTTACCTTCACCAGTGGATATTCCTCCGGTTAAAGGTGAGTTGGAAGACGGCTCTGAGACAGAGCGTAAGGCTGATGACAATGAGAAGTTCTCAGCGTTGGCATTTAAGATCATGACTGACCCGTTCGTTGGCCAGCTCATCTTCTTCCGCGTGTATTCAGGCGTGATCAATTCAGGCGATACGATCTACAACCCAATCAAGGGCAAGAAAGAGCGTATTGGTCGTTTGTTGCAGATGCATGCTAACCAACGTGAAGAGATTAAAGAAGTTCGCGCAGGCGATATCGCCGCAGCAGTTGGTTTGAAAGACGCAACAACAGGCGAAACATTGTGTGACCCAGATAACATCGTGATCTTGGAGCGCATGGAGTTCCCTGAGCCAGTGATCTCTCAGGCAGTTGAGCCTAAGACAAAAGCAGACCAAGAGAAAATGGGTCTTGCATTGAACCGCTTAGCACAAGAAGATCCTTCATTCCGCGTGAAGACTGATGAAGAATCTGGTCAAACTATTATTTCTGGTATGGGCGAGCTCCACTTGGAAATTCTAGTGGATCGTATGAAGCGTGAGTTCGGTGTAGAGGCAACTGTTGGTAAGCCGCAAGTTGCATACCGCGAAACGATTCGCAAGACTTGCGACGAAATCGAAGGTAAGTTTGTTAAGCAGTCTGGCGGACGTGGTCAGTACGGTCACGTTGTATTGAAGCTTGAGCCACAAGAACCAGGCAAGGGCTTTGAATTCGTTGACGCTATTAAGGGCGGTGTAGTTCCACGTGAATATATCCCTGCAGTAGAAAAAGGCATTATTGAAACATTGAACTCCGGTGTATTGGCTGGCTATCCAGTGGTTGACATTAAAGCAACCCTGTTCTTCGGCTCATACCATGACGTTGACTCCAATGAAAACGCATTTAAGATGGCGGGCTCTATGGCGTTCAAGGATGGTATGCGTAAAGCAGCTCCAGTATTGCTTGAGCCAATGATGGCAGTTGAAGTTGAAACTCCAGAAGATTTCATGGGTAACGTGATGGGTGACCTTTCTTCACGTCGCGGCATTATGCAAGGCATGGACGACATTCCTGGCGGCGGCAAGATTGTTCGTGCAGAAGTTCCTCTCGCAGAGATGTTTGGTTACTCCACTGGCTTGCGTTCTTTGACGCAGGGCCGTGCAACCTACACCATGGAATTTAAGCATTACGCAGAAGCACCGAAGAACGTAGCAGAAGCAGTTATGGCTGCTAAAGCGAAGTAA
- the rpsL gene encoding 30S ribosomal protein S12, producing the protein MPTINQLLRKPRTRLTVKSKSPALQNSPQRRGVCTRVYTTTPKKPNSALRKVAKVRLTNGFEVISYIGGEGHNLQEHSVVLIRGGRVKDLPGVRYHIVRGSLDLQGVKDRKQARSKYGAKRAKKAA; encoded by the coding sequence ATGCCAACAATTAATCAACTATTACGCAAGCCAAGAACAAGGCTTACCGTTAAAAGCAAGAGCCCTGCGCTGCAAAACAGCCCGCAGCGCCGTGGTGTATGTACCCGTGTGTACACAACCACTCCTAAAAAGCCTAACTCTGCGCTTCGTAAAGTAGCCAAGGTTCGCTTAACCAATGGTTTTGAAGTGATTTCATACATTGGCGGTGAAGGCCATAACCTCCAGGAACACTCTGTAGTGTTAATCCGTGGTGGTCGTGTGAAGGACTTGCCAGGTGTGCGTTATCACATCGTTCGCGGTTCTTTGGACTTGCAAGGTGTTAAAGATCGTAAGCAAGCACGTTCTAAATACGGTGCTAAGCGCGCTAAGAAAGCTGCTTAA
- the rpsG gene encoding 30S ribosomal protein S7: MPRRREVPKREILPDPKFGNVEVAKFMNVLMLDGKKSVAERIVYGAFDHIEKKANKEPLEIFSTAMGNVKPMVEVKSRRVGGANYQVPVEVRPSRRSALAMRWLREAAKKRGEKSMAQRLANELLEAAEGRGGAMKKREEVHRMAEANKAFSHFRF; encoded by the coding sequence ATGCCACGTCGTCGTGAAGTTCCCAAACGGGAAATTTTGCCGGATCCAAAATTCGGCAATGTAGAAGTAGCTAAATTCATGAACGTCCTCATGTTGGACGGCAAGAAATCGGTTGCAGAGCGCATTGTTTACGGTGCCTTTGATCACATCGAGAAAAAAGCAAATAAAGAACCCCTCGAAATTTTTTCAACAGCCATGGGCAACGTTAAGCCAATGGTTGAGGTTAAGAGCCGCCGCGTTGGCGGTGCAAACTATCAAGTTCCTGTTGAAGTTCGTCCATCTCGTCGTTCCGCTTTGGCAATGCGCTGGTTGCGCGAAGCCGCTAAGAAGCGTGGCGAAAAATCGATGGCTCAACGCTTGGCCAACGAATTATTAGAAGCAGCCGAAGGTCGTGGCGGCGCAATGAAGAAGCGCGAAGAAGTTCATCGCATGGCAGAAGCTAACAAAGCTTTCTCACATTTCCGCTTCTAA